A window of Nonomuraea angiospora genomic DNA:
AGGTCGGCTTCTGCACGCCTTTGGCGGATACGCCGGCCTGCGGCAGCGGGCGTCCCCGGTAGTCGCTGACGGTGTGGTAGTCACGCAGCAGGCTGCCGGGCTGGTCAACGCGGACGCCGAGATGGAGGCCGAGCAGGTCGTCCAGGGGTTCTTCGCGGGCTCGGCCGGAGGCGGCGGCGAGCAGGCCAAGGATGCCGGATTTGGTGGGTTCGGGACGGGTCTCGCGGCGGTTGAAGACGCTCCGGTCGCCCCAGGACTGCAATGGGCCAGCCAGGCGCAGGACCAGCGTGGCCTGGGGCGTGGTCATCGGGTCTGCTCGATCTTCTCGGCCAGCCTGGCGTGCAGGTCGGCGATCAGGGTGGGGAAGGGGGTGTTGGGGCCGAGGATCGTGGTCAGGCGTTCGCCGGTGTGCCGGTCGGGGTCGAAGGTGTGGCAGACGGCGACGTACGCGGGGGTGTCTCCCCATTGCCGAGTGGCGCGGTCGTGTTCCACGGCCAGACGGATTGCGGAGTCGGCGGCCAAGCCCTCACCTTCCTCCTCAGGCTGGAGCGGCTTTTCGAAGGCGGAGACGAGGTTGACCGGCTGGTCTTCGCGTACGACGACGGCGAGCAGGCTGGGCAGGGTGCGGTGGGCGAAGGAGTTCTGGTGCCCGGAGGGGATGGAGCGGGCGAAGTGCTCGATGAAGGCGTCGACGGCGGTCAAGGCGGCGTCGCCGTCGCCGAGGTTGTCGATCAGCTGTGGGACGTTGACGGTGGCGTACCGGTACAGGGTGGCGGAGTTGAAGCCGATCTGGCCGATCATGCCGGCGCCGGTCTCTTCCTTGGGGTTCTCGTCATCGACGGCGGTGTAGTAGTCGAACTCCAGGTCCACGGCGTGGGTGGACAGCGCGTGGGCGACCTGGACGGCGGCGTCGACGTTGAGGGCGGGGATGTCGGCGACCATGCGCCCGAACATCGCCACGTCCATCGGGTGGCCCTGCTGGAGTTTCGCGGCGACCGGGAGGTCTTTGACGGCTTTGGCCAGTTCCTCGTCCTCCAGGGCGATCAGGTCGGTGGCCTGGTCGGCGACCAGATCGATGATGTCCTCCAGCTGGCGGTAGCCGAAGAACAGCAGGTAGGCGGTGTCGCCGGCCTTCTTGCCGGGTTTGATGCCGAGCGGCTGCAGGAGCGCCGTGGCCAGGCGGGTGGCCTGCTCGGTCTCGAGGCCGGTGCGACCGGCCAACCGCTCGGCGAGTTCGGCCGCGATGCGCTTGGTTCGGGTGGCGTGGTCCTGTTCATGCGTGTGCTCGGCGAAGCGGGTGCGGGTGGCGCGCTTCCACGCCTGTGACGAGACCCGGGCTCGGCGGTGCCCGCCGAAGTAGGCCTCCTTCGGGTTTCCCTGATCGTCGCGGTTCAGGTTCGCGGGCGGGACGGTCTGGATGATGTGTACGTCGACGTACAGGCGCTTGGCCATGGGAACTCCGGATGAGATCAGGGAACGTTATTCGGGGCTGAGCGTG
This region includes:
- the cas7e gene encoding type I-E CRISPR-associated protein Cas7/Cse4/CasC; its protein translation is MAKRLYVDVHIIQTVPPANLNRDDQGNPKEAYFGGHRRARVSSQAWKRATRTRFAEHTHEQDHATRTKRIAAELAERLAGRTGLETEQATRLATALLQPLGIKPGKKAGDTAYLLFFGYRQLEDIIDLVADQATDLIALEDEELAKAVKDLPVAAKLQQGHPMDVAMFGRMVADIPALNVDAAVQVAHALSTHAVDLEFDYYTAVDDENPKEETGAGMIGQIGFNSATLYRYATVNVPQLIDNLGDGDAALTAVDAFIEHFARSIPSGHQNSFAHRTLPSLLAVVVREDQPVNLVSAFEKPLQPEEEGEGLAADSAIRLAVEHDRATRQWGDTPAYVAVCHTFDPDRHTGERLTTILGPNTPFPTLIADLHARLAEKIEQTR